From Myxocyprinus asiaticus isolate MX2 ecotype Aquarium Trade chromosome 10, UBuf_Myxa_2, whole genome shotgun sequence, the proteins below share one genomic window:
- the LOC127447141 gene encoding E3 SUMO-protein ligase ZBED1-like: MLLRSVRYCAKPALLTLLPHGATLLYLYQHLKKCMAKKPNTSVSSKPNTTGQGSLTVMFLSITPYERTSKRHMEITQAVTEFIAKDMMPLSTVTKSGFTALINTLDTQYNMPSHTYFSQVAIPELHKKCKQRVAAELKTKEFFAATTDMWSSRTAEPYKSLTVHFITEDFNLKACCLQTAYFPDDQTGENIAASLREGLVSWDLHEENFVCITTDNASNMVKAAQLNEWTRLQCLGHRLHLAIENAIKDDRA; encoded by the exons ATGCTGCTGCGCAGTGTCAGGTATTGTGCAAAACCTGCCTTGCTAACGTTGCTACCTCACGGGGCAACACTACTATACCTGTATCAGCACTTAAAAAAATGCATGGCTAAAAAGCCGAACACCAGTGTGTCAAGTAAGCCAAATACCACCGGGCAGGGATCACTGACCGTAATGTTTTTAAGCATAACTCCATATGAACGTACTTCAAAACGGCACATGGAAATTACTCAAGCAGTAACAGAGTTTATCGCGAAAGATATGATGCCCCTCAGTACGGTGACCAAGTCTGGGTTCACAGCTTTGATAAATACACTGGATACGCAGTACAACATGCCCTCACACACATATTTTAGCCAGGTCGCCATACCGGAGCTACACAAAAAATGCAAACAGAGAGTCGCAGCGGAGCTGAAAACAAAGGAGTTTTTCGCTGCTACAACTGACATGTGGTCAAGCCGTACAGCGGAGCCCTATAAGAGTCTTACGGTGCATTTCATTACTGAAGACTTCAACCTCAAAGCTTGCTGCCTTCAAACTGCCTACTTCCCAGATGACCAAACAGGGGAAAATATTGCAGCCAGCCTGAGAGAGGGGCTTGTCAGCTGGGATCTCCATGAAGAGAACTTTGTCTGCATTACGACGGACAACGCATCAAATATGGTGAAGGCAGCACAGCTTAATGAATGGACCAGGCTCCAGTGTTTAGGCCACAGATTACATCTTGCCATTG aAAATGCAATCAAAGATGACAGAGCGTAA